A region from the Trueperaceae bacterium genome encodes:
- a CDS encoding succinylglutamate desuccinylase: MTKPLTIGNVTVNPGEIGRGGIPIGRDMYGNERIIPITVFRGAQEGPIMWLNGATHGDEPEGPFSIFLATKTLDVATLKGTVVSVPVLNVGAFAAGTRGDPLDSFAYDMNRAYPGSADGFPTERIAWAHWQAMKDNCDLQIAIHSGGEHSYLAHMIFAADNPASWELAAALGPQWTLVFRSGTGSGNPSSMIGGLDKGGVTVELGGNCRLLTNDFHEIAQDLAGSYLNAMRHYGMIEGEADYAASWRQGYQIPLLAPATGMFVGNPDIEFETPIPAGTVIGQIFDLYGDVAGEVKAPQEGVIFGLRSRASVIEGHWCCFFGIVENTSEDLIPGR, from the coding sequence ATGACTAAACCACTTACGATAGGAAATGTCACCGTAAATCCCGGAGAAATTGGTCGAGGAGGCATTCCCATTGGTCGGGATATGTACGGTAACGAACGTATCATCCCCATTACCGTGTTTCGCGGTGCACAAGAGGGGCCCATCATGTGGCTTAATGGCGCAACGCATGGTGATGAACCTGAAGGTCCGTTCTCCATCTTCCTTGCAACAAAAACTTTGGACGTAGCTACTTTGAAGGGTACGGTTGTTTCTGTTCCAGTGTTGAATGTTGGTGCTTTTGCTGCTGGGACACGAGGTGATCCTCTAGATTCATTCGCATACGATATGAATCGTGCTTACCCGGGTAGCGCTGATGGCTTCCCGACGGAGCGAATCGCTTGGGCTCATTGGCAAGCAATGAAGGATAATTGCGATCTGCAGATCGCAATTCACTCTGGTGGGGAGCATTCGTATCTTGCGCACATGATTTTTGCAGCTGACAATCCGGCTAGCTGGGAGCTTGCTGCTGCATTAGGTCCGCAATGGACACTTGTGTTTCGTAGTGGCACCGGAAGTGGTAATCCCAGTTCAATGATAGGCGGACTTGATAAAGGAGGAGTTACAGTTGAGTTGGGAGGAAACTGTCGCCTTCTAACCAACGACTTTCACGAAATTGCTCAAGATCTCGCTGGAAGCTATCTGAACGCTATGCGACATTACGGAATGATTGAGGGGGAAGCTGATTATGCAGCCAGCTGGCGGCAAGGTTACCAAATCCCACTCCTAGCGCCGGCAACGGGTATGTTTGTAGGTAACCCTGATATTGAGTTTGAGACTCCGATTCCAGCAGGAACGGTTATAGGCCAGATTTTCGATCTTTATGGTGATGTCGCTGGTGAAGTTAAGGCGCCCCAGGAAGGCGTAATTTTTGGTCTCCGTTCTCGTGCTTCCGTAATCGAGGGTCACTGGTGTTGCTTCTTCGGGATTGTAGAGAATACTTCGGAAGATCTGATTCCAGGTCGTTGA
- a CDS encoding dihydroorotase, which produces MTNDVYDVVIRGGTVVTEDGVQLADVAVTSGRIAALLTPGTETAASEVIEASGLHVLPGAVDIHFHVRAPAYPERGTVSSETKAAAAGGVTTLFEMPISKPCCATPEVFRNRRDLFADQAYVDFALYGAPGTLDPINVAGMVEEGAIGFKIFMTEAPKGRDDEFIGLCLPQEGPLLEALHLVADSGLVTSVHAESSPLLQYFTDKLLKTGRNDPSTHGESRPPVVEALAIAKLLTLNQQAGASLHVAHVTSRMAVDTIRMFQEQGMNVTAETCPQYLLFTEAELAKFGSYAKINPPLRTMDDQEALWDALKDGTLSSVATDHSPFTVEEKEKARTDIWAAPPGAPGIEELVPGMLNAVANGRLSIQQAVALMSTNGAKRFGLYPRKGVIAVGADADFAVVDLNSETVIRKEELYTQARLGDHLYDGMTFQGKIDRTILAGRTIFDGKIVGQPGQGKFLPPS; this is translated from the coding sequence ATGACTAATGACGTTTACGACGTAGTGATTCGCGGAGGGACGGTTGTAACTGAAGACGGCGTACAACTTGCAGATGTTGCTGTTACATCTGGCCGGATTGCAGCTTTGCTCACACCCGGTACCGAAACAGCAGCATCTGAAGTAATTGAGGCCAGCGGATTACACGTGCTCCCTGGTGCCGTGGATATTCACTTTCACGTTCGGGCACCAGCTTACCCAGAACGAGGAACGGTCAGTTCCGAAACCAAGGCCGCAGCAGCAGGAGGAGTCACAACCCTATTCGAAATGCCTATTTCGAAACCATGTTGCGCAACACCTGAAGTGTTTCGCAATCGTCGTGACCTGTTCGCTGACCAAGCTTACGTTGATTTTGCTCTTTACGGTGCTCCTGGCACTCTCGATCCAATTAACGTTGCCGGTATGGTGGAAGAGGGTGCTATAGGTTTCAAGATCTTTATGACAGAAGCACCAAAGGGTCGAGATGATGAATTCATTGGACTCTGCCTACCCCAGGAGGGCCCTCTTCTTGAAGCGCTACACCTTGTTGCGGATTCTGGACTCGTTACCTCAGTACACGCCGAAAGTAGCCCCCTACTTCAGTATTTCACTGATAAACTCCTAAAGACTGGTCGTAATGACCCCTCGACTCACGGCGAATCCCGACCACCGGTGGTCGAGGCTCTCGCGATAGCCAAGCTGTTAACTCTCAATCAGCAAGCTGGTGCATCGTTACACGTAGCTCATGTGACATCCAGAATGGCAGTTGATACCATCCGAATGTTTCAAGAGCAAGGCATGAACGTAACCGCTGAAACCTGCCCTCAATATCTTCTATTCACGGAGGCAGAACTCGCAAAATTTGGTTCTTACGCCAAGATCAACCCTCCCCTTCGCACAATGGATGACCAAGAGGCCTTATGGGACGCCCTGAAGGATGGAACGTTGAGTTCAGTTGCTACTGACCACTCACCCTTCACCGTTGAAGAGAAAGAAAAGGCCCGGACCGACATTTGGGCTGCTCCCCCAGGGGCCCCTGGCATAGAAGAGTTAGTGCCTGGCATGCTCAACGCAGTCGCAAATGGTCGCTTAAGTATCCAGCAGGCCGTAGCTTTAATGAGCACTAACGGGGCTAAGAGATTTGGTCTCTACCCGCGCAAAGGTGTCATAGCAGTCGGAGCCGACGCCGATTTTGCTGTTGTAGACCTCAACTCAGAAACAGTCATACGGAAGGAAGAGTTATACACACAGGCTCGCCTCGGTGACCATCTATATGATGGAATGACCTTCCAAGGTAAAATCGATCGGACTATCCTAGCTGGCCGTACCATCTTCGATGGCAAGATCGTCGGACAGCCAGGTCAGGGCAAATTCCTGCCACCATCGTAA
- a CDS encoding dihydrodipicolinate synthase family protein, translated as MPHNFQPNWFKGVFTIMPTPFSDDGSLDTDSLDRLTRFLIDLEVDGVVVLGVMGEAPKLSTDEEQAVIRTTVKAAAGRIPVFAGTSSGGTDLTIAKSHTALELGAAGLLVAPPGVQSDAVIAEAYRRLDEAVDVPIILHDYPATTGIKLSAELVVELHRDLEHVEVIKLEEPPTGPKISAIRKLGSDIGIVGGLGGMFYLEELLRGADGMMTGFSYPEVLVSIQRAFKRGDRSEAARIFYQACPILRYEFQPGVGLALRKEVYRQRGAITSAFVRHPGPQIDEQLISELNSALEASDLGMVTS; from the coding sequence ATGCCCCACAATTTTCAACCTAATTGGTTCAAGGGTGTTTTCACCATTATGCCAACACCGTTTTCTGATGACGGATCCCTAGATACCGACAGCCTTGACCGATTAACCCGCTTTCTAATAGACCTTGAGGTTGATGGGGTAGTAGTACTCGGTGTTATGGGAGAGGCGCCTAAACTTTCAACCGACGAAGAACAGGCTGTGATACGGACTACTGTCAAAGCAGCGGCAGGGCGTATACCTGTCTTCGCTGGGACTAGTTCTGGTGGAACGGACCTCACCATAGCTAAGAGTCACACTGCGCTTGAGTTGGGTGCTGCAGGATTGCTCGTGGCGCCACCAGGAGTTCAAAGTGATGCAGTTATAGCTGAGGCATATCGTAGACTTGATGAGGCTGTCGATGTCCCAATCATTCTCCATGATTATCCTGCTACAACCGGTATTAAACTAAGTGCAGAACTTGTTGTAGAACTGCACCGGGATCTAGAACACGTCGAGGTTATCAAGTTAGAAGAGCCGCCCACTGGTCCTAAAATAAGTGCTATCCGGAAGCTCGGTAGCGACATCGGAATAGTAGGCGGTTTAGGTGGGATGTTTTACCTCGAAGAGTTACTCCGTGGTGCAGATGGGATGATGACTGGGTTTTCCTACCCTGAGGTATTAGTTTCGATCCAACGCGCATTTAAACGCGGTGACCGTAGCGAGGCTGCCAGGATTTTTTACCAGGCTTGCCCTATCCTTAGATACGAGTTCCAGCCAGGCGTTGGACTTGCTCTTCGCAAGGAGGTTTACAGACAGCGTGGAGCTATAACTTCGGCTTTCGTTCGACATCCTGGTCCGCAGATCGATGAGCAGCTCATAAGTGAGCTTAATTCTGCGCTCGAAGCTTCTGACCTTGGTATGGTGACGTCATGA